The Salvia splendens isolate huo1 chromosome 21, SspV2, whole genome shotgun sequence genome includes a window with the following:
- the LOC121785160 gene encoding kinesin-like protein KIN-14N: MASMNQNKAPSQTSFSSINSKCSSIDEVSIDKKRSTKMATRTRTQTQTQTRRAFSIVNGGQDLPPIPSNSGSDCGAVEFSRDDVEALLNEKLKKNLNYREKNDKMIDFIKRLKQCIKWFMQLEANCVEEQEKIKKLLELAEKNCDDTELMMKAREDELNSIIMELRKNLEALQSKFAKEEVDKLEALDSLARERDSRVAAEKLQASLSEDLRQSQLDNASANQKVQSLNDTYRRLQEFNTSLHQWNSRLQSDLETTNTMLKRVQEEKAAIVENLSSLRGHYTSLQEQLSLSRASQDEAIKQKEALGCEVSCLRGDLQQVREDRDRHLSQVQGLQSEVSNFKECTEKYTADLETQSTKTMELESTCFVQSEQIRRLHEQLASAQQKLQLSDLSAMETRSEFEENQAYILELKSRLADADLKIVEGEKVRKKLHNTILELKGNIRVFCRVRPLLSDDGVGNDVKVVSFPTSMEAQGRGIDLSQNGQKHSFTFDKVFVPDNSQEDVFVEISQLVQSALDGYKVCIFAYGQTGSGKTYTMMGKPGLLDQKGLIPRSLEQVFQTKQMLEAQGWKYEMQVSMLEIYNEAIRDLLSTNKSTFDASRVENSAKQYAIKHDANGNTFVSDLTILDVRSSREVSYLLERAAQSRSVGKTQMNEQSSRSHFVFTLRIVGVNESTDQQVQGVLNLIDLAGSERLSKSGSTGDRLKETQAINKSLSSLSDVIFALAKKEEHVPFRNSKLTYLLQPCLGGDSKTLMFVNVSPDPASVGESLCSLRFAARVNACEIGIPRRQTNLRSTDSRLSIG; this comes from the exons GCTTCCATGAACCAGAATAAGGCTCCTTCTCAAACGAGTTTCTCTTCCATTAAT AGCAAGTGTAGTAGCATCGATGAGGTTTCCATAGATAAGAAAAGAAGCACAAAAATGGCAACACGAACTcgaactcaaactcaaactcaaactcgtCGAGCATTTTCAATTGTAAATGGGGGCCAAGATCTACCCCCAATTCCAAGCAATTCTGGTTCTGATTGTGGTGCAGTTGAGTTCAGCAGAGATGATGTGGAGGCATTACTCAATGAGAAGTTGAAGAAAAATTTGAATTACAGA GAGAAGAATGACAAAATGATTGATTTCATTAAAAGACTCAAGCAATGCATCAAATGGTTTATGCAGCTTGAAGCAAACTGTGTTGAAGAGcaggaaaaaatcaaaaaactgTTGGAATTGGCGGAAAAAAATTGCGATGATACAG AGTTGATGATGAAGGCCAGGGAAGATGAATTGAACTCTATTATTATGGAACTGAGGAAAAATTTGGAGGCATTGCAGTCAAAGTTTGCAAAGGAGGAAGTTGATAAATTG GAAGCATTGGATTCTTTGGCTAGAGAAAGAGACTCGAGAGTTGCTGCAGAGAAATTACAAGCTTCTCTTTCAGAAGATCTCAGACAAAGCCAACTAGATAACGCTAGTGCCAACCAGAAG GTTCAGTCACTTAATGATACATATAGGCGGTTACAAGAGTTCAACACGAGCTTGCATCAGTGGAACAGTAGGCTTCAATCAGATCTTGAAACGACAAACACAATGCTCAAGCGTGTTCAGGAAGAAAAGGCAGCCATTGTGGAAAACCTTAGCTCTCTGAGGGGCCATTATACTTCTCTGCAAGAGCAGCTTAGTTTGTCACGA GCATCCCAAGATGAGGCAATCAAGCAGAAAGAAGCACTAGGCTGCGAAGTTTCATGCTTGAGAGGCGATCTCCAACAAGTGAGGGAGGACCGCGATAGACATTTGTCACAAGTTCAAGGGTTACAATCTGAAGTTTCAAATTTCAAGGAATGTACTGAAAAGTACACAGCAGATTTGGAGACTCAGAGCACTAAAACAATGGAACTGGAG TCAACATGCTTTGTTCAAAGTGAGCAAATAAGGAGATTACATGAACAGCTTGCTTCTGCCCAACAGAAATTGCAG CTTTCCGATCTATCAGCTATGGAAACGAGATCTGAATTTGAGGAGAATCAGGCATACATTCTTGAGTTGAAAAGTCGTCTAGCTGATGCAGACTTGAAGATTGTAGAAGGGGAAAAAGTTCGCAAGAAATTGCATAACACTATTCTG GAGTTGAAAGGGAATATTCGTGTATTCTGTAGAGTGAGACCCTTGCTTTCCGATGATGGGGTTGGAAATGATGTAAAAGTTGTTTCATTCCCAACATCAATGGAAGCACAAGGTCGAGGCATTGATTTGAGCCAAAATG GGCAAAAGCATTCTTTCACTTTTGACAAAGTATTTGTGCCTGATAACTCACAAGAAGATGTCTTTGTGGAGATATCACAGCTTGTTCAAAGTGCGCTTGATGGATATAAG GTCTGCATATTTGCCTATGGGCAAACAGGCTCTGGTAAGACATATACGATGATGGGTAAGCCAGGCCTACTAGATCAGAAAGGTTTAATTCCACGATCACTAGAGCAAGTATTTCAAACAAAACAAATGCTTGAAGCACAAGGATGGAAGTATGAGATGCAG GTGTCAATGCTTGAAATATACAATGAAGCAATACGTGACCTGTTATCAACAAACAAATCAACCTTTGATGCATCACGAGTAGAAAATTCTGCAAAGCAATATGCCATCAAGCACGATGCAAATGGCAACACCTTTGTCTCTGATCTTACCATTCTTGATGTCCGCAGTAGCAGAGAAGTTTCCTATCTCCTAGAACGGGCGGCACAGAGCAG GTCTGTTGGCAAGACCCAAATGAATGAACAATCTTCAAGGAGCCATTTTGTCTTTACACTAAGAATAGTTGGTGTTAATGAG AGCACTGACCAGCAAGTCCAAGGTGTGCTGAATCTAATTGATCTTGCTGGTAGTGAGCGTCTTTCCAAGAGTGGTTCGACTGGGGATCGGCTTAAAGAAACTCAG GCCATCAATAAAAGTTTATCGTCACTAAGTGATGTCATTTTTGCCTTGGCAAAGAAAGAGGAGCACGTGCCGTTTAGGAACTCAAAACTCACTTATCTTCTCCAG CCTTGCTTAGGTGGAGATTCAAAGACTTTGATGTTTGTGAATGTTTCACCGGATCCTGCATCCGTGGGCGAATCACTATGTTCGCTACGGTTTGCTGCAAGGGTGAATGCTTGCGAGATTGGCATCCCAAGACGTCAAACCAATCTAAGATCTACCGATTCTCGATTGAGCATTGGTTGA